The sequence below is a genomic window from Paramisgurnus dabryanus chromosome 4, PD_genome_1.1, whole genome shotgun sequence.
ctttgacaaacagtgtcagctttgtttatggcaaagaaCATTTGGGATGGTTGGATTAaggaactataatgtgaaattaatataaatgttcaataaatcaaagtattgtgttgtgtcacacattactAGGAAacattgcccttttcaccggctatgaccacaagtaaatttcagatctgtgggaaacactgtgttAACTTGTCAATGAAGAGAAAACGCTCCCCTGctaatgacgagtttttactgCAATCCATATATCCGCTactatccaccaggtggcactcttacataacttataaaacactgaagcatccacttcTCCAGAAAACAgttaaaactctgtgtatgttttgatcattgttctaaatctgatctctaacaaaagtcctttacaaaatgcaattatctcagcttgcTTAAAATTTGGTATATCATTTGGTAAGATACTACCCATAATGGAGAGCTGATAAAATGAGAataaatgaagataggatatatatatataaatttttttattattattataatttttttttttgaatattgtatgtttatatatttgaataaaaaaaatgctggaagGTATTATGCTGGCTGGCAATTTCTATAAAAACGTTGGCGGAGAAATAAATAATCAATTGTGTTTGATAAAGAAGACATGTAAAATGTGCAGTGTTGAGGGGCTCAGGAATGTGGTTTAAAGAAACTCAGTTTGAACAAAAAAGTGTATTTCATGCTAAAGAGTATATCAAAAACTCAGTATGtatttgttattatatttctaAGGTGTAATATTTATGAATTTAATTATGTACTTATACATTTTGTTGCCAGTGCAGTACTTGCAGAGAAAACCCTCCTACACGTCATTCTGTTTGGCTGaggtttttaatttatttagctGTGTCTCGCATTAGCGTCATAGACAAACCGCTTGTCGCTCGCTTCCGCGGGTTTCATCCCGCAAGCGTGAGCAGGGTGTGAGGGGAGCTTTTGCCGCGCATGCCCATTGTGCTTTCACACTGGCTAtgtttgcagcgcatactgtgcagtttaataacagtataaaaatctcaagttcacattactttattttacatgcatttctGAGCAAAACCTTTTCAATACGCTTCTTGACTCTCAGTGTAATTTATGAtttgtgatttgtttaatccataTTGTTTTCatgctgttctggtccgtgttATGACAGatacacaattatagacataaaaattCCATGGCACATttttaaatctgtttctctgaagtttacgataaaagaaaagattttactcagtgattgacagcacgTGTTTCCCTTCAACAGTTTAGGCACAATATTTACAGATgtgtctgtttctctgaagattattaagcTAGATGAGGGTTCATTTAGTGCTTAGCAAAGGGTGAATAACAGTGCAGtgttctggcaacagtgtgtttttaaatatttcattgctttctgttaaattgctcaaagtcatgactgtttaaaacacacttggcatcacattcatgaatTATGGTAAAGTGACACTTTTTTatgtcaatccacgagcatttaaaccataaacaatgcACTTTGAGCATGAGCAGCGCAGGAAAAAATTGAGCTGACGGAAAGGCCATGCTGCTCATGCGTGCGGTGTGCATGCTCtaacttgttaacatgggcggtGAAAAAACATGCTAACTGGAGTTATAGCATCCTGTGTAATTAGGACACAGTGTTAGAGTGTATTTTGAACTATATATCATATCATAACGTATCATACAATGATAATATAAGGAGATCAAAGCtgtattgtatttttattgattttgattctatatttgttttatttcttcATTCAGTTGATCCAATTCCTGGTACATCAGTGGCACATGAAGAAACTGGTGCTGTTGACCTATCTAGTGATGCGAACACATCAACTGATGTTGAGTCATCAGTCACAGAAGAATCATGTGATGAATccttttcaagttcaagttcagAGACTCATCAGagaagaaaaacaaagaaaagcaAGAAGAAAGCAGAGAGCAGGAAACACAAGAAGAACAAGAAAAAGGGGAAAAAAGATAAACATGACAAGATAAAACGAGGTAAACGCAGTTGTCATTTTATTGATTGTTGTTTTATctcttacgaaaaagaagtttattcaagttttagcagtggcggctggtgacttctcttctgagGGGCACGAATTCAAAATCTGTTCGGAGTGTTTtgtgtgtggcttgtcatgtcaaaatatgtagatgttgtgtcatgtgaacttatgtgcaaacacatattttgaaatgacgagacACACACGACGGGCTAAATATATGTTGTTACCAGCTTCGCATCGTGTGCCCTCGAAAAAGTTATCGCTGCCACTGAGTATTAATATAGTTCTTTTAAACTTAGAAAACTTAAAATTAGACAGTTAAATTTCAGTCTACTTTTTGTAGACTGTTTTAATGATATTTAAGTATACTTGACTTATACtgacagaaaaaatatgtatatttggCTTATACCTTACACAaaaatcttttcttttttttaaatggctaacaaaaataaataacaacaaagtaatttaaatgttgtttatttatataaaagcaaaataaacaacacgtagattacctaggaacccaaaactttttgttattttcgacaaggtattttttcaagagttcagtttagctaGTAGTCAGAcaattaaaaaactgaaactggaagtaaagttcagaccagacgcatatcgcgtcaccgcacatGCATCCGATGAAACCACCTATACCCTTGGGGGCATGCAGCAAAAGTGATCCTCACAGTAATTTGAGAAGCAGGTCACATCAGCAGCAAATTCCATTTACTTAATGAGGCTTTATCACTTAATCATTAATCAATTACAGCAGGGAtgtccaatcctgctcctggagggccggtgtctctgcagagttttattccaaccctaatcaaacacacctgatccagataatcaaggtcttactaggcagactagatgctttgaggcaggtgtgttgagggaagttttagctaaactctgcaggaggACACctgccctccaggaccgactttggacacccctgaATTACAGCAATTGTAAATAGTTGAACCTTAGCAATATGTGGACACACCAAACATGCAaattcaaacacacacatgctcaTACACGTTTTTACATTGTACTTACATTAAAAAATACCTGCATGtacatttgtaatatatatttgtaattatACTGTTGACTACTGACTCTGTTCACCAGAAATGTTTTACAATGCAACATAAACACAAAATTACTTTTTACAAGACTATTAATTGTTTTGTCGTAAGTACGTAGTAGTTAAAATGTTACCAATATTATTAGTAATTTATCATTCTTCTAAGGGAAGAGTAAAAGAAAACCCTTAGTCTTTAATCTAGTTGGATAagatagtttttaaaataataaaccaaATAACAAGCCAAACAATATTAAGAAAAATATCCTTATCAGTTATATTTGAAGGCGGGTTTAATGTTGTTGACTACTCttttcaacatttaaaaaaatcacttgGCTTTTTAACCTTTTAATTTATTGAGTTAAATCTACACTCTTGGAGCTTTCAAACAATATAcagtttgtcatgattagatAAGAATTCATATGCAAACATTGAAGTAAATGTAGTCGTCCTGCTGGTgggacagtgacatttagcagaaaataaatgttttgaggcacactctcttcataaatgaatcaacctttccaacgatatatagtttgtagtgatagattaaaatttacatcAACAATATTAATGCAAACTTAGGTGTCCCGTATTCGGGGCGGCGACGCTTAACAGTCTAATACAACAAAAGAAACATGTGGCcccatattatttaaaataaattgatttGGGAAGAGGTATCTCTGTCAGTGAGTTAAttaatttgtttgtgttgtctGTTTTTCAGCCAACAATGTTCGTGATGTCATAAGGCGTTATAAAAGGCTTTTGAAGCTGACAAAACGTGGAGCAACCATGACAAAAGCATTCCGAAAAGAAGGTGTGTCTCGGAATGCAGTTGCCCAGCTCGCTCCCATCGCAGAACTGTATTTTGCTGACAGAGCACAATTTAACAGCATCACCTTCACTCCAGGAAAACTAGCGGAGTTTGCACAAAAGTGCAAAGAACACATTATAGGAGATGTTCTAAGAAAGGTCCTATCAATGAAAGCGAAAGGTTCACTTTTGCCTTTTTGTCTAAATAAGTGATCTGTTAAAAAGCTTCTTAGCTATGTTCGCTGTTTACTATAAGTATGTTTAAAAAGTAGATATCATTAACAGTTAGTATTAATAACATTGTTTGAACTGAAGGGAACATATTCTTACAAACCCTTTTTGTCATTCTAGGCAGACCTTTTTGTTTCCATGTTTGATCCTCTCTCTAACCTGTTTTTTCATGAGTCCACATGAGTATTCTCAtatcttttgatttaaaaatgtacacaTCACCATTTCATTGGATGTTATCCTTTTTGACAAGGTCATTAAAAGGAGTTGATTGGACAAACAAATGAGTCTGCATATTTTCCTCGTTCAGCATCTATGTACTTGTTCTGTTTtgctgttatttttcttgtctaATAACAGATATTTAGTAGTGATGATGTTTACTGTCTATTGACAGTCTGCTGAAAATCCCCTGACTAGTAGCCATGTTGTCTGATGTAAGAGTCATTCAACAGCATCCCTAAGATTTTCACTTCATTTTGATGGGCCTAATGTGGCAAGAGATGAAAAGATGAATTTACCTCCAAGTAAAATGACTCTCTACTGAAAGTTAATTTATATGTAACAAACAGTAAGTAACGCATTTCTGAAAATACTTGCAAAAGATGGAGTTTTAGCAGCCTGATATGCCTAaagataatttaaaatatgatgatttGCTACTTATAGTCAACTGAATGCTTACTGAAAGTCTGTTGATACATTGGTTAGTATGCCTAaagttaatttaaaataatgatgAGTTGCTACTTATAATCAACTGAATGCTTACTGAAAGTCTGTTGATACATTGGTTAGTATGCCTAaagttaatttaaaataatgatgAGTTGCTACTTATAGTCAACTGAATGCTTACTGAAAGTCTGTTGATACATTGGTTAGTATGCCTAaagttaatttaaaataatgatgAGTTGCTACTTATAGTCAACTGAATGCTTACTGAAAGTCTGTTGATACATTGGTTAGTATACTTAaaagtttatttgaaaaatgttgAATTGCTACTTATAGTCAACTGAATGCTTACTGAAAGTCTGTTGATACATTGAATATTAACTGAATATTGACAAAAATTCTCTTTGCTGTACTTGAATTACTGAAAAGTTACTGAAGATTTGTTGCGTGTCTGCTAATACGCTGTTGAACATGTTCATCTTTAATTGACAGCACATTACTAACAGTTTCCTGACAAAATGTTTATTAGCCGTTTACATGTTACAGACAGTTTAATGATTGTTACAGAAACATGTAATAGACCATCTACAGATACTATACTGATGAGAGTAACTAGATAGTTAGTTGAAAAGTAACTGATAGCCAACAGACTATCTATAGGGGGaccatcaaaataaagtgttacctaacTTTGTGGTGGTGTACATACAGATATGCTTACAAGACTGGGGATAAACACAACTATAGTTCAGTTTTTAGTCAGGCTAAAAGCACTCTTTTATCAAACTTTTCAAGCTATGGAGTCATAACAAAaacatgactatacacttttaGGTAAGCAAAGGCATTGTCCCGATCCAGCAAAGAGAATCTTGAACAGACCCCTGTTATtaccattttaaaacatttttgcataatataaagTCTATGTGAACAAAATTAAGTTGTTCATCATTTAGTGGATGCTAAAGAAGTTTCTTCCATAATAATTTTTGAGGCAATTATCATAATTATGTTGATGATTGCAAGTTTTGTAAGAAAATGTCTATAATGATGAAACTATGAcattttaaaggtgccgtattttccctatttttattgaagctttgattgtgtataatgtgtggaATATAACGCGTTCATGTTTCCTACAATTTTTTGCTATTCACTGCACTAAaaactagggatgtcccgatccgatcatcgtgatcggaaatcggccccgatcacgtggtttcagactcgatcggaatcggacattacctcccgatcaggactcggatacatatgcagggtttaaaatccattaagttcacgctctgctccgcgccagtgtacgcgctgagctggtgcgtgtgaactgaagagaataggcttgttcgacttcatccggctgccggttcttgtggtgctgcatgacgtcaaagttccgcgtcaaaactcctccgtatgatttcgcggatcactctcgcggtagtttgacttcacccggctgtcgattgttgcggcgccgcatgaagtcgaacaagcctattgacgtgctttcattcataggcttcacactcGTGCGTGCAAGGAACCCACGACATAACCGcattttaccgctcatttaaacgatgcgttgatcgttattgtcaacatgtgctcagacgcagttccgcgtctcactcagaacctcaagaacgcgcattcgcgcaggatcatttgacattactgtagagatgagagacagagagagagagagagagagagagagagagagagagagagagagagagagagaggtaagaatggtgcccatgtcgaaaaaacttaatagaagtctagaaacaaagtattaaagtatgtatagccatgcactcatctcattacaaaatgttaactagataactggatacaactgattgtatagtttaataaaataatgtattttgattatacaaataaattacaacctaactataggtattttataactaactgctgaccagcttagggaatctctatggctaatttataagatatattgctgaatcagtatgttgtttttcttgttaattgagtctttttgggtagcctatcttatgcctagaatgagtcaaggaggttaagtcttataacttcattcaaagtttgatcaatagTGCATattgacatgtgcaacaaatgcatatagggtgttagactcatagatttgcataatttaaagttcaggttttaaagtttgggtcaacatgtggcacagctttaaactgaaacttataaaatcctatcagagatacaaaatgtcattgaaacacacccagtgctttgctgtcatcaggattaaacatgttacccctcgaaccctccctcccaacagagcctccccacaaaacaaaccccaatttaacccctgaacatatatagtatatattcattattttttaacacatctgtagttatgcgctggcacagagttagactctattgactccacacagaaaaaagcgtgcggcatgacataaggaacatcctggactggttctgttttttcgctcttctttattctttttttttatgtattatagaagtatcggatcgggactcggtatcgacagatactcaaaatcaaatgactcggactcgagggcaaaaaaacctgatcgaGACATCCCTACTAAAAACAGactgatgtctttcttgttctatgaagtccctccttcagaaatgcgtAACGATTTCTGATTTTGTAGCTGGTCCAGTGTGTTATTATTCAATAGCAGCTTAGCGCACGTTGTCTAGAAAAGGTCATGGCAGATTGAGGAAACTGTCCTCAGCAAAGGCCAAACAAAGGGGATTTGTATCTGGGATGAAAATAACAGTGTCTCGATGGCATGCCACAAAAACACTATTAACTCTTTCTCTTCTCTGTGGAAGCCCAACAAGGTCACACCCTTTTTTGGCTAATTGATGTAGGCGGAGGTTAGTCAAAAATTCATACtattgtcatcatttacttgggaagtagagggctgtagtccatcAGCCTGTATTTTGATaagcaggtattatttatgctctaacagcaacgtTACACACTAACTGAAGTTTGAAAAATTGAATTAGGAAAAACGGCACCTTTAGTGTCACCTGAATGGTTAAAATAGACAGTCATTTTGTTTACCAGCCCTTATGTCTCTCAACAATCCTAAGGAAAATATTAtcaaaagtttttaaatatttccagATCTTTAGCTGCTACTGGTGAATCTTTTTTCCACTCGTCCTCAGGATAGGTGTCAAAGTTAGACGTGTCACCTTCGTGAGAAACCTTCGGAACTATGGGAGGCTGTCACAAAAAGAAGAGAGATTTATTAAAGAGGCTTTAAAGATCTCTGAGCCCAAAACACACTATACAACTATCACTATTTATGTATCATATGCCTCATGTTGGGGAATGTTCTGAGCATATAATGGCAAATACAGGGACAATGATATCCTTTAACCCTCAAGAGTTCCTTTAAAAAACTTCCTTAAGTGTTCCTAAGGCCACAAAATGCAACCTTCCCAAAAACTactctaaaaatatcatacgtcaatattttttttcattttaaacgatgcactcttttagaactacttctgcctgaaacatacatatcaaatattaatataatttgtgGAAATTGTAACCCTTTATAtgcctgtttgtttacattagcccatgttttttaacagaaaaaacaaaaaaactaaatatttttcaaaaaacacatttgaaccaccatgtgattattattattattatttactctgagatgggtcaaagattggtagcaacattgattttcatgcattgttattttttgaacaaggtcagattttataaaaaacttacTTAAGTGTTCCAAaggccacaaaatgacaccttcccaaaaactgctctaaaaatatcatacgtcaatattttttttttttcattttaaacgatgcagtcttttagaactacttctgcctgaaacatacATATCAAATATTACTTACATTTGTGGAAATGTTAACCCTTTATAtgcctgtttgtttacattagccaatgtttttttaaacagaaaaaaacaaaaaaactaaatattttccataaacacatttgaaccaccatgtgattattattataccctgagatgggtcaaagattggtagcaacattgattttcatgaattgttattttttgaaaagGGTCAAATTTTATACAAAACTCACACTTGTGATCCTAAGGccaaaatgacaccttcccaaaaactgctctaaaaataaCATACATCAATAATTTTTTCCACTTTAAACTATTAAATCTTTTAACACTACTTCTTCCTGAAACATACAtatcaaatattaattaaatttgtggaaattttaaccctttatatgCCAATATGTTAACATTAATCGAACCACAGTGTTCGGCTGATGTCGTGAAACCTTTTGTGAGACATCGTAGCCCGGATAGTGACCTGTCCTGATTTCTCACTCCAGAGACTGAGGACTGTTTAATTTTTTGTCCGTAAACACCGGTCAGAATGAGCAGCCCCACATAAGCCTGCAGTTTCTCTGTCTCAAGATCACTCCAGTCTGCGATTGTCTCCCATGTAGGTTTGTCATGGCCCAAATATACTGCAGGATTTCATGCATCAGCATCAATGAGAAGCTTCAAGTCAGGGCACTGATTCGGGCAGTGGCATAGTGTGTGAGCCCTGGGATTAAATCTCTGGCTGCTGGGAAGAAGCGGAGCGTCTCCGTGTTTGTGGGAGACCAGAAGATTTTTCAATTTTTGACGTCCATCCTGCCACCACTTCATCCATCTCCTCTCCACTCTCACCATCTGACAAGTCTTCTGAAGATCCCTCTAATGAATTAGACTCCAGCTGGTCTACTTCTACCTCTGAGGCCTCCGTGTCGACCTCAGAATCCTCAGAAGAAGATGAGAAACCATCCCCGCTCTTGAAGTGCATGATTATTTCTAGAGCCTTATGTGTGCTGTAATGCCCTGCCATTTTCACTACTTCTGCTATACTGTTCATCCTTATAGCAGTGTACTTACATAAACAACATGAGCGAGAACCAAAATGAAGATTGATTTTGTTTCGGTTCTGGCCTCTCATCGTTTTTATTACTGAATTAGTTTATAACGC
It includes:
- the LOC135772974 gene encoding uncharacterized protein, giving the protein MSHYNTRKKRNLESVEGECEAPAKTMKPIKQEMLMWQNRVDVLQEKVNELEALNTELRQQVVELSAQKVDPIPGTSVAHEETGAVDLSSDANTSTDVESSVTEESCDESFSSSSSETHQRRKTKKSKKKAESRKHKKNKKKGKKDKHDKIKRANNVRDVIRRYKRLLKLTKRGATMTKAFRKEGVSRNAVAQLAPIAELYFADRAQFNSITFTPGKLAEFAQKCKEHIIGDVLRKVLSMKAKGSLLPFCLNK